Proteins encoded by one window of Desulfovibrio ferrophilus:
- a CDS encoding tetratricopeptide repeat protein: MLRTISTIVIIAALTASTLPGCSSKAPKASDLTLMERYHSGMSLVGDDGNLSSEQEQARAHLSRGMHFAGQQRYELAFEQYTRATVLDPTLAEARYRRGLILMENGMHDQALAEFAAVSEQMPDFAPAHEAAGLVYFKSALYLESEQHLIRALSLNPNLVRAHVHIGVIRNYAKDYEGALKSFSSALMVAPNDGSIYNNIGMTQSMMGNDEDAVQAFNMALRMGAPSAKAYNNMGLALARLQRWDEALEAFRCGNGEAAAYNNIGYLYFLDGMYPQAIASFERAIELEPQYYVRASENLKRARLALSFADNAAPRSAPVRGTTSIPSLMAPASVSPGPLVPAGGAPGPELESAYPTPGAPAMKTPQPQSFDSESVKPVVPIDHNSGLTSSGLVSKAQAVVTTPIMPRSNGLMTTASVSHASLSGSGLPMAQTVAFSPVPSTMNRPPMASPVAHPIATGDTPEPTPSVDLSEYIPGPMPAKPVYTLHVSSWRTPEHALRHADNLKAQGQTPYILHVHLPEKGDWYRVTIGMYDSLATARESLESHRQENEFKGLRIVRSQRHLLPQG; this comes from the coding sequence ATGTTAAGAACCATATCAACCATCGTGATCATCGCCGCCCTGACGGCCAGCACGCTGCCAGGATGCTCCTCCAAGGCACCAAAGGCATCCGACCTGACGCTCATGGAGCGTTACCACAGCGGCATGTCGCTGGTCGGCGACGACGGCAACCTGAGCAGTGAGCAGGAACAAGCCAGAGCTCACCTTTCCCGCGGGATGCACTTTGCCGGACAGCAGCGCTATGAGTTGGCCTTCGAGCAATACACGAGAGCCACGGTCCTCGACCCGACTCTGGCCGAAGCCCGCTATCGCCGTGGCCTGATCCTCATGGAAAACGGCATGCACGACCAGGCTCTGGCCGAATTTGCCGCCGTGAGCGAACAGATGCCCGACTTCGCCCCCGCCCATGAGGCCGCCGGACTGGTCTACTTCAAGAGTGCATTGTATCTTGAATCCGAGCAGCATTTAATCCGCGCCCTGAGCCTGAATCCAAACCTGGTGAGGGCCCACGTGCATATCGGCGTGATTCGCAATTATGCCAAGGATTATGAAGGAGCGCTCAAGTCCTTCAGTTCCGCCCTGATGGTCGCCCCCAACGATGGCAGCATCTACAACAACATCGGCATGACCCAATCCATGATGGGCAATGACGAAGACGCCGTGCAGGCCTTCAACATGGCCCTGCGCATGGGCGCTCCATCGGCCAAGGCATACAACAACATGGGATTGGCCCTGGCCCGTCTGCAACGCTGGGACGAGGCTCTGGAAGCCTTCCGTTGCGGCAATGGCGAGGCCGCAGCCTATAACAACATCGGCTATCTCTACTTCCTGGATGGCATGTATCCGCAGGCCATCGCCTCATTCGAGCGTGCCATTGAGCTGGAACCTCAATACTACGTCCGCGCCAGTGAGAACCTGAAGCGCGCCCGACTGGCACTGAGTTTTGCCGATAACGCTGCCCCGCGTAGCGCCCCGGTCCGTGGCACGACCTCCATCCCCAGCCTGATGGCCCCCGCTTCCGTATCTCCCGGCCCGCTGGTGCCCGCTGGTGGCGCCCCCGGCCCGGAGCTGGAATCGGCCTACCCCACACCCGGTGCCCCGGCCATGAAGACACCTCAACCCCAGTCGTTCGACTCCGAAAGCGTCAAGCCCGTGGTACCCATCGATCACAACTCCGGCCTGACAAGCTCCGGTCTCGTGTCCAAGGCGCAGGCGGTGGTTACGACCCCAATCATGCCTCGCAGCAACGGGCTCATGACCACTGCATCGGTTAGCCATGCCTCCCTTTCCGGCAGCGGACTGCCCATGGCACAGACCGTTGCTTTTTCACCTGTTCCGTCAACCATGAACCGGCCGCCCATGGCCTCTCCCGTTGCGCACCCCATCGCCACTGGGGACACCCCGGAACCGACGCCCAGCGTTGATTTGTCGGAATACATCCCGGGACCCATGCCCGCAAAGCCAGTGTACACATTGCACGTCAGCTCCTGGCGGACCCCGGAACATGCCTTACGCCATGCAGACAACCTGAAGGCCCAGGGCCAGACGCCCTACATTCTGCATGTGCATCTGCCCGAGAAGGGCGACTGGTATCGCGTGACCATCGGCATGTACGACTCATTGGCCACCGCACGGGAAAGTCTTGAGTCCCATAGGCAGGAAAACGAATTCAAGGGATTGCGCATTGTCCGTAGCCAGCGTCATCTGCTGCCCCAAGGTTAG
- a CDS encoding TadE/TadG family type IV pilus assembly protein translates to MTGGIAMLRKLIGSNRGVSALEAALLLPVLAGLLYVVVEGAGALITYSSLSEASSVAARQVLMTGESSHIPDLVNALLPDLDPSDIVTTVTFEDAGSTVTVEVTYDYQTQLGGNPLSDTSSDLLTLVASTSMPVP, encoded by the coding sequence ATGACTGGAGGAATTGCCATGCTACGCAAACTCATTGGATCCAACAGAGGCGTCTCGGCCCTGGAAGCGGCACTGTTGCTGCCGGTCCTGGCAGGACTCCTGTACGTGGTCGTCGAGGGAGCCGGAGCACTGATCACTTATTCATCGCTGTCAGAAGCCAGCAGTGTGGCTGCTCGCCAAGTACTCATGACCGGTGAAAGTTCGCACATCCCGGATCTGGTCAATGCACTGCTGCCAGACCTTGATCCCTCAGACATCGTCACAACCGTAACTTTTGAAGATGCTGGAAGCACAGTGACCGTGGAGGTGACTTATGACTATCAAACACAGCTCGGTGGAAACCCGCTTAGTGACACGAGTTCTGACCTGCTTACGCTCGTTGCGAGCACGAGCATGCCGGTTCCCTAA
- a CDS encoding type II secretion system F family protein: MNDTMLLPLAAAGLAFASILLLTLGVSGMVGNKNRVSRLRERLEGKRAPKKPGLTATLTQGARQLGERLGPKDESELSETGEMLIQAGYRNSTAPKIFWGVKVCLTLMGLIAALGAKMLAPVQIPNGLLALLFVVPMFMGMYLPNIWLRIKVKKRRREIINAMPDALDLLVVCVEAGMGLDQALARVSNEMRLTSPILASELHTVILELRAGKTRADALRNLAGRVGVDDVTSLVTLLVQADSFGTSVAQTLRVYSDALRTTRYQRAEEIAAKMPVKILFPLIFFILPSLLVAIMGPAGLKMVKLFATMK, from the coding sequence ATGAACGACACCATGCTTCTGCCTCTTGCCGCCGCCGGGCTGGCCTTTGCCTCGATCCTGCTTCTGACGCTTGGCGTCTCCGGGATGGTGGGCAACAAGAACCGCGTCTCACGCCTGCGTGAACGACTGGAAGGCAAGCGCGCGCCGAAGAAGCCCGGACTCACGGCCACCCTGACTCAGGGCGCACGCCAGTTGGGCGAACGCCTCGGCCCCAAGGATGAAAGCGAACTTTCTGAAACCGGCGAAATGCTGATCCAGGCGGGATACCGCAATAGCACGGCACCCAAGATTTTCTGGGGCGTGAAGGTCTGTCTGACACTGATGGGCCTCATCGCCGCGCTGGGAGCAAAGATGCTGGCCCCGGTGCAAATCCCCAACGGTTTGCTGGCGCTGCTGTTCGTGGTCCCCATGTTCATGGGCATGTACCTGCCCAACATCTGGTTGCGCATCAAGGTCAAGAAGCGCCGCCGCGAAATCATCAACGCCATGCCCGATGCGCTGGACCTTTTGGTGGTCTGCGTGGAAGCAGGCATGGGCCTGGACCAGGCCCTGGCGCGCGTCAGCAACGAAATGCGACTGACCAGCCCCATCCTGGCCAGCGAACTGCACACCGTGATTCTTGAACTGCGCGCAGGCAAGACCCGAGCCGACGCCCTGCGTAACCTGGCTGGGCGAGTAGGCGTGGATGACGTCACAAGCCTGGTGACGCTTCTTGTCCAGGCCGACTCCTTCGGCACCAGCGTAGCCCAGACTTTGCGCGTGTACTCGGATGCCTTGCGTACCACCCGTTATCAACGCGCCGAGGAAATCGCAGCCAAGATGCCCGTAAAAATTCTATTCCCGCTGATCTTCTTCATTCTGCCCTCATTGCTCGTGGCCATCATGGGCCCGGCAGGACTGAAGATGGTGAAATTGTTTGCAACGATGAAATAG
- a CDS encoding CpaF family protein produces the protein METPEIGSGDPGITHNEDYYDIKAKLHERLIESLDLSAVDELAPERLRDEIARLVGRILRDEFRHAPLNAAERRQAIAEIQDEVLGLGPLEPLLQDPSVSDILVNNHRQIYVERRGKLQRVSTRFRDDEHLKKIIDRIVSRIGRRVDESSPMVDARLEDGSRVNAIIPPLALDGPSMSIRRFSRDPLELEDLINYGALTPAMGEVLKGIVRARLNIIVSGGTGSGKTTMLNCLSRFVPHDERVVTIEDAAELQLKQDHVVRLETRPPNIEGEGEVTARDLVKNCLRMRPDRIIVGEVRGGEVLDMLQAMNTGHDGSLTTVHANSPRDALMRMETMVAMAGLNITGSSLKRYISSAVDVIVQVSRLSDGSRKIISLSEIAGMEGEAITMQEIFAFKQEGIGPDGKVIGESKAMGIRPKFAPRLEAAGIHFDGAIFDPKLADEGGWSS, from the coding sequence ATGGAAACCCCAGAAATCGGCAGCGGCGATCCTGGCATTACCCACAATGAAGATTACTACGACATCAAGGCCAAACTGCATGAACGCCTCATCGAAAGCCTGGACCTGTCGGCGGTGGACGAGTTGGCCCCCGAACGCCTGCGCGACGAAATCGCCCGCTTGGTCGGTCGTATTCTGCGCGATGAGTTCCGCCATGCCCCCCTGAACGCAGCCGAACGCCGCCAGGCCATCGCGGAAATTCAAGACGAAGTCCTTGGACTGGGACCTCTGGAGCCCTTGCTTCAGGACCCCAGCGTGTCGGATATTCTGGTCAACAACCACCGCCAGATTTACGTGGAACGCAGGGGCAAGCTGCAACGAGTAAGTACCCGTTTCCGTGATGATGAGCACCTGAAGAAGATCATCGACCGCATCGTTTCGCGCATCGGACGCCGCGTAGACGAATCCTCTCCCATGGTGGACGCCCGCCTGGAAGATGGCTCGCGCGTCAACGCCATTATCCCGCCTCTGGCCCTGGACGGACCGAGTATGTCCATCCGGCGCTTCTCACGCGACCCACTGGAACTGGAAGACCTCATAAATTACGGAGCGTTGACCCCTGCGATGGGCGAAGTGCTCAAGGGCATCGTTCGCGCCCGCTTGAACATCATCGTCTCCGGCGGAACCGGCTCGGGCAAGACCACCATGCTCAACTGTCTGTCGCGCTTCGTGCCTCACGACGAACGTGTCGTGACCATCGAGGACGCCGCCGAGCTGCAACTCAAGCAGGACCATGTGGTGCGCCTGGAAACCCGCCCGCCCAATATTGAAGGCGAAGGCGAAGTCACGGCCCGCGATCTAGTCAAGAACTGCCTGCGCATGCGCCCCGACCGCATCATCGTTGGCGAGGTCCGTGGCGGCGAGGTTCTGGACATGCTCCAAGCCATGAACACCGGCCATGATGGCTCCCTGACCACCGTTCACGCCAACAGCCCACGCGATGCTCTGATGCGCATGGAAACCATGGTCGCCATGGCAGGTCTGAACATCACAGGCTCGTCACTGAAGCGTTACATTTCTTCGGCAGTGGACGTCATCGTGCAGGTCAGCCGCCTGTCCGACGGTTCACGCAAGATCATCAGCCTGTCCGAGATTGCCGGCATGGAAGGGGAAGCCATCACCATGCAGGAAATCTTCGCCTTCAAGCAGGAAGGCATCGGCCCTGACGGCAAGGTTATTGGCGAATCCAAGGCCATGGGAATCCGACCCAAGTTCGCTCCGCGCCTTGAGGCTGCAGGCATCCATTTCGACGGTGCCATCTTCGATCCGAAGCTGGCGGATGAAGGAGGTTGGTCCTCATGA
- a CDS encoding type II secretion system F family protein, with the protein MIALVAFVIIIAMFAMSMGILDLFFAKKRANRARVGKRLTALNQNVSTGEQVNIERTRSLSDVDWLNRALKQQSWSQRLDNILEQAQVRVNVSTLVLTSLVGATTALFITQAMTENFFIRLIPTAIFFYAPFFWVRRRKAKRMHKFNAQLADALDLIARALKAGHAFSQGMRMVADEFEDPIGPEFSKTLDEINFGISVGQALLNLTQRVDCTDLKFFVVSVNIQRETGGNLSEIVGNIARLVRERFRFAGKVQVLAAEGKLTAYILLSLPFAIGFAITAINPDYMSEMHTTEAGRNLITGALILMGCGAAVLKKLITIRV; encoded by the coding sequence ATGATTGCTCTGGTCGCCTTTGTCATCATCATCGCCATGTTTGCCATGTCCATGGGCATCCTGGATCTGTTCTTCGCCAAAAAGCGTGCAAACCGGGCTCGCGTTGGCAAGCGCCTGACCGCTTTGAATCAGAACGTGAGTACCGGCGAGCAGGTGAATATCGAACGCACGCGCAGCCTGTCTGACGTGGACTGGCTGAACAGGGCCCTGAAGCAGCAATCCTGGAGCCAACGCCTGGACAACATCCTGGAACAGGCCCAGGTGAGGGTCAATGTTTCAACTCTGGTGCTGACTTCTCTGGTGGGTGCAACCACGGCACTGTTCATTACTCAGGCCATGACGGAAAACTTTTTCATCCGCTTGATCCCGACGGCGATCTTCTTCTACGCCCCGTTCTTCTGGGTCAGACGGCGCAAGGCCAAGCGTATGCACAAGTTCAATGCCCAACTGGCCGATGCCCTGGACCTCATTGCCCGGGCGCTCAAGGCTGGGCACGCCTTTTCACAGGGCATGCGCATGGTGGCTGACGAATTCGAAGACCCCATCGGTCCTGAATTCTCCAAGACTCTGGACGAAATCAACTTTGGAATCTCCGTCGGCCAGGCATTGCTCAACCTGACCCAGCGCGTGGACTGCACGGACCTCAAATTCTTCGTGGTTTCGGTCAATATCCAACGCGAGACGGGCGGCAACCTCTCCGAGATCGTGGGCAATATCGCCCGCCTGGTTCGGGAACGCTTCAGATTCGCCGGCAAGGTCCAGGTTCTGGCTGCCGAGGGCAAGCTCACAGCCTACATCCTGCTCTCGCTGCCCTTTGCAATCGGTTTTGCAATCACTGCCATCAACCCCGACTACATGAGCGAAATGCACACCACGGAGGCTGGCCGCAACCTCATCACGGGAGCACTCATCCTCATGGGCTGCGGCGCTGCAGTGCTCAAGAAACTCATCACCATCAGGGTCTAG